In a genomic window of Erigeron canadensis isolate Cc75 chromosome 5, C_canadensis_v1, whole genome shotgun sequence:
- the LOC122600675 gene encoding 60S ribosomal protein L39-1-like codes for MPSHKTFMIKKKLGKKQRQNRPIPNWIRLRTDNTIRYNAKRRHWRRTKLGF; via the exons ATG CCGTCACACAAGACATTCATGATCAAGAAGAAGCTTGGAAAGAAGCAGAGGCAGAACAGGCCCATCCCTAACTGGATTCGCCTGAGGACCGATAACACTATCAG GTACAATGCAAAGCGCAGGCACTGGCGCAGAACCAAGCTTGGATTTTGA
- the LOC122602047 gene encoding cysteine-rich receptor-like protein kinase 18 isoform X1, whose protein sequence is MTIFSLLVLLLFMLNTSTAAQTWVKSGYWYAGSEFPVPNINSGLFTHLICAFAFINPSTNELFLRPSDEPFVATFASTVKKTNPSVIPLLSIWTQNEFGNNKNDNSSIFLEMVKNPVSRKSFVESSINMARLYGFEGFDLYIANVLSAKGNLTNLGTLFDEWRAAVEKESLIMIMAGHYSPELDSMSYPVDSISMNFDWVHLRSYDYHTPFTINSTAAHAALYDPSSHVNTDYGLNQWIKRGLPARKLVMGLAYHGYAWTLMDPKNNGIGAPAKGETIINDGSISYEFIKKYWSNGVTTVYNSTYEMNYIANYYSWIGFDDVEAIKNKVAYAKEKGLLGFSVWQVSNDYNWELSKAAAQEEDKYSHSQQALVITLCIIGSVIMLLGSIVCYLRKQIASKVKQMMNRLKSSYQNQQIVSFVDIREATNNFAEENKLGEGGYGPVYKGKLSNGQEIAVKRLSQSSKQGLDEFKNEVTFATKLQHVNLVKLLGFCTEREEKTLIYEFMPNKSLDFYLYDPSRRSMLSWKKWVDIIEGIIQGLLYLQEYSRLTIVHRDLKASNILLDADMKPKISDFGIAKSFQNNEILANTGRIVGTYGCVPPEYIKEGVYSRKYDVYSFGVLLLQIISGKKNYNVYGPHQNLNLLEYAYVLWKEGRGMEFIDPSLNDAYSSYKLRRCMNVALLCVEEKWEQRPSMLEVSAMLRNEYASVPMPRRPAFSTPTDDEKKIGTTEEVYSVNIATISQVLPR, encoded by the exons ATGACTATCTTTTCTCTCCTAGTCTTATTGCTCTTCATGTTAAACACTTCAACAGCTGCACAAACATGGGTCAAGTCCGGTTACTGGTACGCTGGTAGCGAGTTCCCCGTTCCCAACATAAACTCAGGCCTTTTCACTCACCTCATATGTGCTTTCGCATTCATCAATCCTTCGACCAACGAGCTGTTCTTGAGACCATCTGACGAGCCATTTGTCGCAACGTTTGCATCAACCGTTAAAAAGACTAACCCATCCGTTATACCACTTCTATCGATATGGACACAAAATGAATTtggaaataataaaaatgataacTCCTCGATTTTTTTAGAGATGGTCAAGAATCCTGTTTCTAGGAAAAGTTTTGTTGAGTCTTCAATAAATATGGCCCGGTTATATGGGTTTGAAGGATTTGATCTTTACATCGCTAATGTGTTAAGTGCAAAAGGAAACTTGACCAACTTAGGAACTTTATTTGACGAGTGGCGGGCTGCTGTTGAAAAGGAAAGCCTGATCATGATCATGGCAGGTCATTACTCACCTGAACTCGACTCCATGAGTTATCCCGTTGACTCGATAAGCATGAACTTTGACTGGGTGCATCTTAGATCATATGACTATCATACACCTTTTACTATAAATTCCACAGCCGCTCATGCTGCTTTATATGATCCGTCTAGCCATGTCAACACGGATTATGGTTTAAATCAATGGATCAAAAGAGGGTTACCCGCAAGAAAATTGGTTATGGGCTTAGCATACCATGGCTATGCTTGGACGCTTATGGATCCTAAAAATAATGGTATTGGTGCCCCGGCCAAAGGTGAGACTATTATAAATGACGGGTCAATAAGTTATGAGTTTATCAAGAAGTACTGGAGTAATGGGGTTACCACTGTGTATAATTCAACATATGAGATGAATTATATCGCAAATTATTATTCCTGGATTGGGTTTGATGATGTGGAagctattaaaaataaagttgcTTATGCAAAAGAGAAGGGGCTTCTTGGTTTTAGTGTATGGCAAGTCTCGAACGATTACAACTGGGAACTCTCAAAGGCTGCTG CACAAGAAGAAGATAAATACAGTCATTCCCAGCAAGCTTTGGTGATTACTTTGTGCATAATTGGTTCCGTTATCATGCTACTAGGCAGCATAGTTTGTTACCTGAGAAAACAAATCGCATCAAAAG TGAAACAGATGATGAATAGGCTGAAATCGTCCTATCAAAACCAGCAAATAGTTAGCTTTGTTGACATAAGGGAAGCTACAAATAACTTTGCAGAAGAAAACAAGCTCGGTGAAGGTGGATATGGACCAGTttataag GGAAAGTTATCAAACGGACAAGAAATAGCGGTCAAAAGACTTTCACAGAGTTCTAAACAAGGGCTCGATGAGTTCAAGAACGAAGTAACATTTGCAACTAAACTACAACATGTTAACTTAGTTAAACTTTTGGGATTCTGCACTGAAAGGGAAGAAAAGACGTTGATCTATGAATTCATGCCGAATAAAAGCTTAGACTTCTACCTCTATG ATCCAAGTAGAAGGTCGATGTTGAGCTGGAAGAAATGGGTTGATATAATTGAGGGAATAATACAGGGACTTCTCTATCTACAAGAGTACTCAAGACTAACAATAGTTCACCGAGACTTGAAAGCAAGCAACATTTTACTTGACGCAGACATGAAGCCTAAAATATCAGATTTTGGGATAGCAAAAAGCTTTCAGAACAATGAAATTCTAGCAAATACCGGCCGCATAGTAGGAACCTA CGGATGTGTTCCTCCTGAGTACATAAAAGAAGGTGTATACTCCAGAAAATATGATGTTTATAGCTTCGGGGTTCTCCTTCTCCAAATCATAAGTGGGAAGAAGAACTACAATGTTTATGGACCGCATCAGAACTTAAATCTCCTGGAATAT GCATATGTTCTATGGAAGGAAGGCAGAGGAATGGAGTTTATAGACCCTTCATTGAATGATGCATATTCAAGCTATAAACTAAGAAGATGTATGAATGTGGCGCTGCTATGCGTTGAAGAAAAATGGGAACAAAGACCATCAATGTTGGAAGTTTCAGCCATGTTAAGAAATGAATACGCGAGTGTGCCTATGCCTAGGAGACCTGCTTTCTCAACACCTACAGATGACGAAAAGAAAATTGGAACAACCGAAGAAGTCTATTCTGTTAATATTGCAACCATTTCCCAAGTTTTACCTCGTTGA
- the LOC122602047 gene encoding class V chitinase-like isoform X2 yields MTIFSLLVLLLFMLNTSTAAQTWVKSGYWYAGSEFPVPNINSGLFTHLICAFAFINPSTNELFLRPSDEPFVATFASTVKKTNPSVIPLLSIWTQNEFGNNKNDNSSIFLEMVKNPVSRKSFVESSINMARLYGFEGFDLYIANVLSAKGNLTNLGTLFDEWRAAVEKESLIMIMAGHYSPELDSMSYPVDSISMNFDWVHLRSYDYHTPFTINSTAAHAALYDPSSHVNTDYGLNQWIKRGLPARKLVMGLAYHGYAWTLMDPKNNGIGAPAKGETIINDGSISYEFIKKYWSNGVTTVYNSTYEMNYIANYYSWIGFDDVEAIKNKVAYAKEKGLLGFSVWQVSNDYNWELSKAAAQEEDKYSHSQQALVITLCIIGSVIMLLGSIVCYLRKQIASKVKQMMNRLKSSYQNQQIVSFVDIREATNNFAEENKLGEGGYGPVYKGKLSNGQEIAVKRLSQSSKQGLDEFKNEVTFATKLQHVNLVKLLGFCTEREEKTLIYEFMPNKSLDFYLYDPSRRSMLSWKKWVDIIEGIIQGLLYLQEYSRLTIVHRDLKASNILLDADMKPKISDFGIAKSFQNNEILANTGRIVGT; encoded by the exons ATGACTATCTTTTCTCTCCTAGTCTTATTGCTCTTCATGTTAAACACTTCAACAGCTGCACAAACATGGGTCAAGTCCGGTTACTGGTACGCTGGTAGCGAGTTCCCCGTTCCCAACATAAACTCAGGCCTTTTCACTCACCTCATATGTGCTTTCGCATTCATCAATCCTTCGACCAACGAGCTGTTCTTGAGACCATCTGACGAGCCATTTGTCGCAACGTTTGCATCAACCGTTAAAAAGACTAACCCATCCGTTATACCACTTCTATCGATATGGACACAAAATGAATTtggaaataataaaaatgataacTCCTCGATTTTTTTAGAGATGGTCAAGAATCCTGTTTCTAGGAAAAGTTTTGTTGAGTCTTCAATAAATATGGCCCGGTTATATGGGTTTGAAGGATTTGATCTTTACATCGCTAATGTGTTAAGTGCAAAAGGAAACTTGACCAACTTAGGAACTTTATTTGACGAGTGGCGGGCTGCTGTTGAAAAGGAAAGCCTGATCATGATCATGGCAGGTCATTACTCACCTGAACTCGACTCCATGAGTTATCCCGTTGACTCGATAAGCATGAACTTTGACTGGGTGCATCTTAGATCATATGACTATCATACACCTTTTACTATAAATTCCACAGCCGCTCATGCTGCTTTATATGATCCGTCTAGCCATGTCAACACGGATTATGGTTTAAATCAATGGATCAAAAGAGGGTTACCCGCAAGAAAATTGGTTATGGGCTTAGCATACCATGGCTATGCTTGGACGCTTATGGATCCTAAAAATAATGGTATTGGTGCCCCGGCCAAAGGTGAGACTATTATAAATGACGGGTCAATAAGTTATGAGTTTATCAAGAAGTACTGGAGTAATGGGGTTACCACTGTGTATAATTCAACATATGAGATGAATTATATCGCAAATTATTATTCCTGGATTGGGTTTGATGATGTGGAagctattaaaaataaagttgcTTATGCAAAAGAGAAGGGGCTTCTTGGTTTTAGTGTATGGCAAGTCTCGAACGATTACAACTGGGAACTCTCAAAGGCTGCTG CACAAGAAGAAGATAAATACAGTCATTCCCAGCAAGCTTTGGTGATTACTTTGTGCATAATTGGTTCCGTTATCATGCTACTAGGCAGCATAGTTTGTTACCTGAGAAAACAAATCGCATCAAAAG TGAAACAGATGATGAATAGGCTGAAATCGTCCTATCAAAACCAGCAAATAGTTAGCTTTGTTGACATAAGGGAAGCTACAAATAACTTTGCAGAAGAAAACAAGCTCGGTGAAGGTGGATATGGACCAGTttataag GGAAAGTTATCAAACGGACAAGAAATAGCGGTCAAAAGACTTTCACAGAGTTCTAAACAAGGGCTCGATGAGTTCAAGAACGAAGTAACATTTGCAACTAAACTACAACATGTTAACTTAGTTAAACTTTTGGGATTCTGCACTGAAAGGGAAGAAAAGACGTTGATCTATGAATTCATGCCGAATAAAAGCTTAGACTTCTACCTCTATG ATCCAAGTAGAAGGTCGATGTTGAGCTGGAAGAAATGGGTTGATATAATTGAGGGAATAATACAGGGACTTCTCTATCTACAAGAGTACTCAAGACTAACAATAGTTCACCGAGACTTGAAAGCAAGCAACATTTTACTTGACGCAGACATGAAGCCTAAAATATCAGATTTTGGGATAGCAAAAAGCTTTCAGAACAATGAAATTCTAGCAAATACCGGCCGCATAGTAGGAACCTAG
- the LOC122601018 gene encoding wax ester synthase/diacylglycerol acyltransferase 7-like, translated as MQSTKHKVGEVYEQPLSPLSRVFHEPSINLHIVAIFGMKTLVNLEVFKADLVHVMDKNHRFSSLQVCKKNGSMIWVPMKVNMDNHVVVPELDPNMESADKFVEDYISNLSRSNLDNSKPLWDLHILNTKTSHAHSTCIFRFHHSLGDGMSLMNLLLVGSRKASDPKALPTLPGDKRSSRLTRVTNLRSIFMVIWNSIVGLVMLLLTALFLEDTKTPLKSSSPVGYRPRRIVHISVSLVDIKTVKKAMNVTVNDVIAGVIQAALHRYINRRYGGGENNNKVPKDVRLRANLVFNLRASTKVNVSGDTPSHGKWGNKVVFMLLPLDVRHKEDPLDYVREANTIMERKKASFEPFFTWFFTNLVMKLFGVKIAVKMIKTFVSRTTLWFSNVPGPQEEISLCRHEVAYLAPSVYGQSTALVIHVVSYVDKVIFVLSVDEEIIPDSQNLCEDLQQALHHIKTHVSAAECV; from the exons ATGCAATCTACCAAACACAAAGTTGGGGAAGTTTACGAGCAACCACTGAGTCCGTTATCCAGGGTCTTTCATGAGCCTAGTATTAATCTCCACATCGTAGCTATCTTCGGTATGAAAACTCTAGTCAATCTAGAGGTTTTCAAAGCCGATTTGGTCCATGTAATGGATAAAAATCATCGTTTCTCTAGTTTACAg GTGTGCAAAAAAAATGGGAGCATGATATGGGTTCCAATGAAAGTAAACATGGATAACCATGTTGTTGTGCCAGAACTTGATCCAAACATGGAGTCTGCAGACAAATTCGTCGAAGATTACATTTCAAACCTTAGTAGATCTAACCTTGACAATTCAAAACCCTTATGGGATCTACATATCCTCAACACAAAGACATCCCATGCACATAGCACATGCATCTTCCGTTTTCATCACTCTCTCGGAGACGGGATGTCTTTGATGAATCTTTTGCTTGTCGGTAGTCGCAAGGCCTCAGATCCCAAGGCCTTGCCTACACTTCCTGGGGATAAGAGGTCTAGTCGCCTTACAAGAGTTACTAATTTGAGATCCATTTTTATGGTCATTTGGAACTCTATTGTCGGTCTTGTGATGCTCTTATTGACTGCATTGTTTTTAGAAGATACAAAAACCCCGTTAAAAAGTTCATCACCTGTCGGGTATAGGCCTCGACGAATCGTCCATATAAGTGTTAGCCTTGTTGATATAAAAACGGTTAAAAAAGCTATGAACGTG ACGGTGAACGACGTTATAGCTGGAGTTATACAAGCTGCCTTGCATCGTTACATAAATCGGAGATATG GAGGGGGAGAGAACAACAACAAGGTTCCTAAGGATGTTCGTCTTCGTGCAAATCTTGTCTTTAACCTAAGAGCCTCTACAAAAGTGAAT GTTTCTGGTGATACTCCCAGTCATGGCAAATGGGGAAACAAGGTAGTTTTTATGCTACTTCCGCTTGACGTTAGACACAAGGAAGACCCTCTAGACTACGTACGAGAAGCCAATACCATCATGGAGCGCAAGAAAGCTTCTTTTGAGCCATTCTTCACTTGGTTCTTTACTAATTTAGTTATGAAGTTATTTGGTGTCAAG ATTGCAGTGAAAATGATTAAAACATTTGTGTCAAGGACAACACTTTGGTTCTCCAATGTGCCCGGGCCACAAGAGGAAATCTCGCTTTGTAGACATGAGGTTGCCTACCTTGCTCCAAGTGTGTATGGCCAATCCACG GCATTGGTGATTCATGTTGTGAGTTACGTTGATAAAGTAATATTTGTGCTATCGGTTGATGAAGAAATAATACCCGACTCTCAAAACTTGTGCGAGGATCTACAACAAGCGCTTCATCACATCAAGACTCATGTTTCTGCTGCAGAATGTGTTTAG
- the LOC122601019 gene encoding uncharacterized protein LOC122601019, translating into MAKNVNDSVKEERIQWNGRMDAVFIEAMRKERDDGNRVGGTLTSLTYSNMVNYLREHLQRKFTKEHLTNRQKALKLHFSQCYDLFRGFMFSGFAWNSETSLIEAEEEVWETLIKEKPEAAKWKNKQIYHYEDLSYLFAEDRAKVMKSSHPHVYFEEEIYIGLESMDLAPNEIRKAYLYLVEHPGKARALCLDVLT; encoded by the exons ATGGCGAAAAATGTTAATGATAGTGTGAAGGAAGAGAGGATTCAATGGAATGGCAGGATGGATGCGGTATTCATTGAAGCTATGAGGAAGGAACGTGATGACGGGAATAGAGTTGGTGGAACATTAACTTCTCTGACGTATAGTAATATGGTGAATTATTTAAGAGAACATCTTCAAAGGAAGTTTACGAAAGAGCATTTAACGAACCGACAAAAAGCTCTTAAACTCCATTTTTCCCAATGCTATGATCTGTTTCGTGGCTTCATGTTCAGTGGTTTCGCTTGGAATTCTGAGACAAGCTTAATTGAGGCCGAGGAAGAAGTATGGGAAACACTAATCAAA GAAAAGCCTGAAGCTGCAAAGtggaaaaacaaacaaatataccATTACGAAGATTTGTCATATTTGTTTGCAGAAGATAGAGCAAAG GTAATGAAGAGCTCCCACCCGCATGTTTACTTTGAGGAGGAGATCTACATAGGTCTAGAGAGTATGGATTTGGCTCCTAATGAGATTAGAAAAGCTTATCTTTATTTGGTGGAACATCCAGGAAAAGCCCGAGCACTGTGTTTGGATGTCCTTACATGA
- the LOC122601020 gene encoding uncharacterized protein LOC122601020, translating to MITNIRTKNSWFNYTCTLGKCRKGVTPNQKGSFWCESCSTEVSYPRPRYRIQADITDGTADVVVVLFDETTEKLDDSGDSYVMPPVLQQLIGTSHIFEIKSHTYYQVADYESFNCSQVVAELYEPAIKKEDKKSISSGNESVGSTLAKSNVTQSPVDNSDAEATAVVMKSD from the exons ATGATTACCAATATCCGGACAAAGAATAGTTGGTTTAACTACACATGCACCCTTGGTAAATGCAGAAAGGGTGTCACTCCTAACCAAAAGGGATCATTTTGGTGTGAGTCATGTAGCACCGAGGTCAGCTACCCACGTCCAAG GTACAGAATCCAGGCGGATATTACCGATGGAACTGCTGATGTCGTCGTCGTGCTATTCGACGAGACAACTGAGAAGTTA GATGATTCTGGCGATAGCTATGTGATGCCTCCTGTGTTACAACAACTTATTGGGACGTCTCAtatatttgaaatcaaaagcCACACATATTATCAAGTTGCTGATTACGAGAGTTTTAACTGTTCTCAAGTTGTCGCTGAGCTTTATGAACCAGCAATCAAGAAGGAGGATAAGAAATCAATTTCATCTGGTAATGAGTCGGTGGGATCTACATTAGCAAAGTCAAATGTAACTCAGAGCCCGGTTGACAACAG TGATGCCGAGGCTACAGCTGTGGTTATGAAGTCCGATTAA